The proteins below are encoded in one region of Planctomycetaceae bacterium:
- the fliS gene encoding flagellar export chaperone FliS — translation MTRLAAYTENKIATQSGGKIVVMLYEGAIRFLKQSVSQIEAQDWKGKNDSIQKAQAIIDELRAALNKDAGGEVAQNLWKLYDFMYRRLIEANIRKDISRINEVIALLEDLLDGWREIAE, via the coding sequence ATGACTCGATTGGCCGCATATACCGAAAACAAGATCGCCACCCAGAGCGGCGGCAAGATCGTCGTGATGCTCTACGAAGGCGCCATCCGCTTTCTCAAGCAGTCCGTCTCGCAGATCGAGGCCCAGGACTGGAAGGGCAAGAACGACTCGATCCAGAAGGCCCAGGCGATCATCGATGAACTGCGCGCGGCCCTGAACAAGGACGCCGGCGGCGAGGTGGCGCAAAACCTCTGGAAGCTCTACGACTTCATGTACCGCCGCCTCATCGAGGCCAACATCCGCAAAGACATCTCGCGCATCAACGAGGTGATCGCCCTCCTGGAAGACCTGCTCGATGGCTGGCGCGAAATCGCCGAATGA
- the fliD gene encoding flagellar filament capping protein FliD, with protein MATGMSGVFSTIDTDTLVSAAMAVAQKPLVRLTTEKSTVQAQQKALTDIESRLTDLRTLAASFSNPSTLAGVTATSSDTKIATVSATSGVTGGSFQVTIDRLASADRLAQTAGSAGATALVGAGAFSYTYDGVTRTRITTGETTLEGLRDLINNDASNPGVTASILNVSGTYHLVLAGKDNGASHAITVNDEATTIAGFDAADFTRTQAAQSARLRIDGFPAETWIERDNNTLSDVIPGVTLSLVKAGDMTVTLSRRTDQLSQNLGNLKEIYNGLVTTLNKYAGYDSETKMAGILQGDIGVRDIVRNVRAVLTGAAPGFSTDADTFALASQLGLTFDRYGVLSLDQTTLDNAVAADYSAVLKLLGAVSSGNSSNAAIQFTSSSSSTTAGAYQVQVHFSDTGVVDSAVIRTSGETAWRNLTINGSVLSGAAGTPEAGLELSAIWNGAGAGTQSADLNIQKGLGGAIDNLLDGMLDPVDGTITADKNRFETRITDLQKQIVRQSDRLDKKEAQLKAKYARMEAMLAQLDSQRAAFSALTTSQEANNKDD; from the coding sequence ATGGCCACGGGAATGTCAGGCGTTTTCTCAACGATCGACACCGACACCCTCGTCAGCGCCGCGATGGCCGTCGCCCAGAAACCCCTTGTCCGACTCACCACTGAAAAAAGCACTGTCCAGGCACAGCAGAAAGCCCTTACCGACATCGAGTCGCGGCTGACCGACTTGCGGACATTGGCGGCATCGTTTTCAAACCCCTCGACGCTGGCCGGCGTCACCGCCACCTCCTCCGACACCAAGATCGCCACCGTCTCGGCCACCTCGGGCGTCACCGGCGGCAGTTTCCAGGTCACGATCGACCGCCTGGCCTCGGCTGACCGGCTCGCCCAGACCGCCGGGTCCGCCGGCGCGACCGCCCTCGTCGGCGCCGGGGCGTTCTCTTACACCTACGACGGCGTCACCCGCACCCGCATCACCACCGGCGAGACCACCCTGGAAGGCCTGCGGGATCTGATCAACAACGACGCCTCCAACCCCGGCGTCACCGCCAGCATCCTCAATGTCAGCGGCACGTACCACCTGGTGCTGGCCGGCAAGGACAACGGCGCTTCGCATGCCATCACCGTCAACGACGAGGCCACCACCATCGCCGGGTTCGATGCCGCCGATTTCACCCGCACCCAGGCCGCCCAGAGCGCGCGGCTGAGGATCGACGGCTTTCCCGCCGAGACCTGGATCGAACGCGACAACAACACCCTCTCCGACGTTATTCCCGGCGTGACGCTGAGCCTGGTCAAGGCCGGCGACATGACCGTGACCCTGTCGCGCAGGACCGACCAACTCTCGCAGAACCTGGGCAACCTCAAAGAGATCTACAACGGGCTGGTCACCACGCTGAACAAGTACGCCGGATACGACAGCGAAACGAAGATGGCCGGAATCCTCCAAGGCGACATCGGCGTGCGAGACATCGTCCGCAACGTCCGGGCTGTGCTGACCGGCGCGGCCCCGGGGTTCTCCACCGACGCCGACACGTTCGCGCTGGCGTCGCAACTGGGACTGACGTTCGACCGCTACGGCGTGTTGAGCCTCGACCAGACGACCCTGGATAACGCCGTTGCTGCGGACTACTCAGCCGTGCTCAAACTCCTCGGGGCCGTCAGCAGTGGCAACTCCAGCAACGCCGCCATCCAGTTCACCAGCTCGTCGAGTTCGACGACAGCGGGGGCCTACCAGGTCCAGGTGCATTTCAGCGACACCGGGGTGGTCGATTCTGCCGTCATCCGCACCAGCGGCGAAACCGCCTGGCGGAACCTGACCATCAACGGCAGCGTGCTCAGCGGGGCCGCCGGCACGCCCGAGGCCGGTCTGGAATTGAGCGCCATCTGGAACGGCGCCGGGGCCGGCACGCAGTCGGCCGACTTGAACATCCAGAAGGGCCTGGGCGGGGCGATAGACAACCTGCTCGACGGCATGCTCGACCCTGTCGACGGGACGATCACGGCGGACAAGAACCGTTTCGAGACGCGAATAACCGATCTGCAGAAGCAGATCGTTCGTCAGAGCGACCGGCTGGACAAGAAGGAAGCCCAGCTCAAGGCCAAGTACGCCCGCATGGAAGCGATGCTGGCCCAACTGGACTCGCAGCGGGCCGCCTTCTCGGCCCTGACAACCTCACAGGAAGCCAACAACAAAGACGATTAG
- a CDS encoding flagellin produces MLAIKNNMMADNAARHLGTSYNSLSKSVERLSSGMRINGAKDDAAGLAVREMVRADIAQIRQASRNAQDAVSMLQTAEGAMGVMDDILVRMKELAEQAATGSYSIQQRTIMNEEYNQLAAEITRIATSTTFNGVSLLDGTTASTSFHLGSASLSFTTTNVQATAIAAGNSILSSSATAQIIDHGTKYVASAADEYIAAGDLLAAGDINIKFNYAGKGDIVVDLTAYDATGISLNSLVQEINATAALDVDYTSPVAFAAYDSDYGAYRLQFKGFEAGAAKEFVFTQDATTVAGFDVIGDFNETQAAAAAGANDLTTTSGAADALDTITDAIETKDTYRAKLGYYMNRLEAAVSILDIQAENLAAAESRISDVDVATEMAAMTRNQVLSQAGISMLAQANSMPQMALKLLG; encoded by the coding sequence ATGCTGGCAATCAAGAACAACATGATGGCGGACAATGCCGCGCGACACCTGGGCACGAGCTACAACTCGCTGTCCAAGTCGGTGGAACGGCTGTCCTCGGGCATGCGCATCAATGGCGCCAAAGATGACGCCGCCGGTCTGGCGGTTCGCGAGATGGTCCGTGCGGACATCGCCCAGATTCGCCAGGCGTCCCGCAACGCCCAGGACGCGGTCTCCATGCTGCAGACGGCAGAAGGCGCCATGGGCGTCATGGACGACATCCTCGTCCGCATGAAGGAACTGGCCGAGCAGGCCGCCACCGGATCGTACAGCATCCAGCAGCGCACGATCATGAACGAGGAATACAACCAACTGGCGGCGGAAATCACCCGCATCGCCACCTCGACGACGTTCAACGGCGTCAGCCTCCTCGACGGCACGACCGCCTCGACGAGCTTCCACCTCGGGTCCGCGTCGCTGTCGTTCACCACGACCAATGTCCAGGCCACCGCCATTGCCGCCGGCAACAGCATCCTGAGCTCGTCGGCCACCGCCCAGATCATCGACCACGGCACCAAGTACGTCGCCTCGGCCGCCGATGAATACATCGCCGCGGGCGACCTGTTGGCCGCGGGCGACATCAACATCAAGTTCAACTACGCCGGCAAGGGCGATATCGTCGTCGACCTGACGGCCTACGATGCCACCGGCATCAGCCTCAACAGCCTGGTGCAGGAAATCAACGCGACGGCCGCCCTTGACGTCGACTACACCAGCCCGGTGGCCTTTGCCGCCTATGACAGCGACTACGGCGCTTATCGCCTGCAGTTCAAGGGCTTTGAGGCCGGCGCTGCCAAGGAATTCGTCTTCACCCAGGACGCCACCACCGTTGCCGGCTTCGATGTCATCGGCGACTTCAATGAGACGCAGGCCGCCGCCGCAGCAGGCGCCAACGACCTGACGACCACCAGCGGCGCCGCCGACGCGCTGGATACCATCACCGACGCCATCGAGACCAAGGATACCTACCGCGCCAAGCTGGGCTACTACATGAACCGCCTCGAAGCCGCCGTGAGCATCCTGGACATTCAGGCTGAGAATCTCGCGGCCGCCGAAAGCCGTATCAGCGACGTGGACGTGGCGACGGAAATGGCCGCCATGACCCGCAACCAGGTGCTGTCACAGGCCGGTATCTCCATGTTGGCCCAGGCCAACTCCATGCCGCAGATGGCCCTGAAGCTGCTGGGCTGA
- a CDS encoding FliA/WhiG family RNA polymerase sigma factor has protein sequence MQIEPEQLDPAPVRGVQEKAAQAYRAHVSQSQEEKLILDNLPLVQHIVRKFATYARKAMDRDDLISAGTLGLVKAARTFNPDKHAEFRTYAYILIRGAIIDEMRRNSFVPSPVAQQLRAVEAAYNRLTGQTGRPPDDEELAAAMGVTTEQLYHTLTEARQQHFLSLHGLSDEQPLLAPLMPADRSPTPQAQAAHREMVERLAEAVKQLSQRDRHILVLYYDQELTMKEIALVLNVTESRVSQLHASAIFKLSMKLRRNP, from the coding sequence GTGCAGATCGAACCTGAACAACTCGATCCGGCGCCGGTGCGGGGCGTGCAGGAAAAAGCCGCCCAGGCGTATCGTGCGCACGTGAGCCAGTCGCAGGAGGAGAAGCTCATCCTGGACAACCTGCCCCTGGTGCAGCACATCGTCCGAAAGTTCGCCACTTACGCCCGCAAGGCGATGGACCGCGACGACCTGATCTCCGCCGGCACGCTGGGCCTGGTCAAGGCCGCCCGCACGTTCAATCCCGATAAGCACGCCGAGTTCCGCACGTACGCGTACATCCTCATCCGCGGCGCCATCATCGACGAGATGCGCCGCAACTCCTTCGTGCCCTCGCCGGTGGCCCAGCAACTCCGCGCCGTCGAAGCGGCGTATAACCGCCTGACCGGCCAGACCGGGCGCCCGCCCGACGATGAGGAACTCGCCGCCGCCATGGGCGTCACCACCGAGCAGCTTTACCACACACTGACCGAGGCGCGGCAGCAGCATTTCCTCTCCCTGCACGGGCTGTCTGACGAACAGCCGCTGCTGGCGCCGCTGATGCCGGCCGACCGCTCCCCAACGCCCCAGGCCCAGGCGGCCCACAGGGAAATGGTCGAGCGATTGGCCGAGGCGGTCAAGCAGTTGTCGCAGCGCGACCGGCACATCCTGGTGCTGTACTACGACCAGGAACTGACGATGAAGGAGATCGCCCTGGTGCTCAACGTGACCGAGTCGCGCGTGAGCCAGTTGCACGCCAGCGCCATCTTCAAACTCTCGATGAAGCTCAGGAGGAATCCATGA